The following are from one region of the Hyla sarda isolate aHylSar1 chromosome 6, aHylSar1.hap1, whole genome shotgun sequence genome:
- the GNAT1 gene encoding guanine nucleotide-binding protein G(t) subunit alpha-1, giving the protein MGAGASAEEKHSRELEKKLKEDAEKDARTVKLLLLGAGESGKSTIVKQMKIIHQDGYSLEECMEFVSIIYGNTLQSMLAIVRAMNTLNIQYGDPARQDDARKLMHLADTIDEGSMPKEMADIIGRLWKDTGIQACFDRASEYQLNDSAGYYLNDLERLVTPGYVPTEQDVLRSRVKTTGIIETQFGFKDLNFRMFDVGGQRSERKKWIHCFEGVTCIIFIAALSAYDMVLVEDDEVNRMHESLHLFNSICNHRYFAATSIVLFLNKKDVFTEKIKKAHLSICFPDYDGPNTYEDAGSYIKTQFLELNMRRDIKEIYSHMTCATDTENVKFVFDAVTDIIIKENLKDCGLF; this is encoded by the exons ATGGGAGCCGGAGCCAGTGCCGAGGAGAAGCATTCTCGAGAACTGGAGAAGAAATTGAAGGAAGATGCAGAAAAGGATGCCAGAACTGTGAAACTGCTCCTACTGG GAGCCGGAGAATCAGGGAAAAGCACCATTGTAAAGCAGATGAA AATTATTCACCAGGATGGTTACTCCCTTGAAGAATGCATGGAGTTTGTCTCCATTATTTACGGTAACACACTTCAGTCCATGCTGGCCATCGTCAGAGCCATGAACACACTGAACATCCAGTATGGTGACCCTGCCCGACAG GATGATGCCCGAAAACTTATGCATCTGGCAGACACCATCGATGAAGGCTCCATGCCCAAAGAGATGGCAGACATCATTGGACGCCTGTGGAAAGATACTGGTATCCAGGCATGCTTCGATCGTGCATCTGAATATCAGCTCAATGACTCAGCAGGATA cTATCTGAATGACCTGGAAAGACTGGTGACCCCGGGGTATGTCCCCACTGAACAGGACGTCCTCAGGTCAAGAGTAAAGACCACTGGTATCATTGAAACACAATTTGGATTCAAAGATCTCAACTTTAG GATGTTTGATGTGGGAGGTCAGCGATCCGAGCGTAAGAAGTGGATCCATTGCTTTGAAGGAGTCACCTGCATAATCTTTATTGCTGCACTGAGTGCATATGATATGGTCTTGGTTGAAGACGATGAAGTG AACAGAATGCATGAAAGTCTGCACCTCTTCAACAGTATCTGTAACCACCGTTACTTTGCCGCAACTTCCATTGTTCTTTTCCTCAACAAGAAAGATGTCTTCACAGAAAAGATCAAGAAGGCCCATCTGAGCATTTGTTTTCCAGACTATGATG GTCCAAACACATATGAAGATGCTGGGAGCTACATCAAGACTCAATTCCTGGAGCTGAATATGCGACGAGATATAAAGGAAATTTACAGCCACATGACCTGCGCTACCGACACAGAGAACGTCAAGTTTGTGTTTGACGCGGTCACAGACATTATCATCAAAGAAAACCTGAAGGACTGCGGTCTGTTCTAA